The following DNA comes from Erigeron canadensis isolate Cc75 chromosome 3, C_canadensis_v1, whole genome shotgun sequence.
CCCATTCTCTCTCTCCTATCTccatatttttatatctatatctatatctatatatatctatacttattATACAAAATCACAATCGATCCGGTTTTATTACTATTTCGTTTTCTTCTCCTCATctacttttctctctctctctctctcttctctatCTTACGCGCTGACCCCCTTTTATTATTTACCTCCCTAGGgtttctatttttttctttctttttttggcAATCGGTGGTTTCGTGATTACGCTTCTTCAGGTAATTTTGGTTAtcaattgtttaattaatttcggTTTTGTTTTTGACCGCTTCAATTTTGGGGAATTTACTGTCTTTgtaatgtgtgtatatatatgtatagatactGTTTGCTTATaaatttggggattttgctGTGTTTATAATGCGAGATATATCTGTATACACATACACCATATGTATATCtacttttttgtaattttggggattttgatgtgtttttagtgtgtatctatgtatatatttgtatgtatatgaaCTGTTCGTTTGTAAATTATACGATTTTGATGTGcatctatgtatatatttgtatatgtatatgtactgtttgtttataatttataggattttgtttatgttatagtGGGTATTAATTGTTTAGGTACAACTAGTATTGATCATATTCATCGCAAATCTGACATATTTTCGAATTGTACATTTGTATGTAATTCTATATAGTGGGGTACGGTGCTAAGTGCTTACCGTTTGACTTTATATTTTTTGCAGGTTGATTTCGATTTTTGTATTAGCTTGCTAGATTTGTGGCCTTCTATGTGTTTCTGCTAATATTTGATTGTTGGCTAAAAGAAGAGCATTATGGATGAGTTTGTGGCTCCTCGATTTGAAGGTGTAGCGAATACCTTTAGAAGGAAGAGGACTCAAACCTCCCGGCGGCCGAAACCTGAGGTTCCTGTGTTACCCGAAAATCACGAACAGGCATCTTTATCATCAACACCATCAGATGAAGCCGGAAAGGTATCCAGCGATGAAAACGCTGTTGATGCCAATCCTAAGAGGAAAGCTTTATATCTTAATCAATGTGACGGAAAATATAATTATGTGCATAGCAATGGAGGCTCTGTAGATGCAAGCGACGAGGTGCAAAGTGGAGGTGGAAATGGAAATGAAAGCAAATCAAATAAGGTTAAAATTAGACTTAAGAATTCTGGAGGTACTGATGCCTCTCGTCCCCGGCCAAAGTTGATTCTCCAGGTATGTTATCTATACATGCTCTTCCATCTATTAATCACAAAATAATCTTTGCACACTGATTTTACTTTTGGGCCATGAATGATTGTTTCTTGAAAGCTACTTACTTTTTGCTGTTACTCTGTTTTTTTCGGGTTTAACAGTTGTGTACtttcaaggttgtaaatatcgctttCGGTATCGTATCTGCCGACCcccgataagcgatatatcggggatatatcggataccctaaattgtaaaggaatttatatttacaataaatttatctaaaattatACCCTATTActtgataaacatatatattgttagtatatacaataaatttatctaaaattatACCCTATTACTTGATTTAACCCGTTTTTTTTTCAAGTCTACTTTTTTTGTTGACCGATATGGCCGATATTGACCGATAAGTGCCGAGTTTAACCGAAATTTGACCAAAGTGAGAAGTTGGCCTGATAACCCACTTTTCGTATCAGTTGAAGGCCGACATCCGATATATCGGCCGATATGGCCGATATTTGCAACACTGTGTACTTTTGTGAGTGTATTAGAATTAATTGCTACCAACGATTCTAAACTCAGGTTGTGATTTTGTTTACTATGGTAGCAATTTATTTTCAGTGCAGAATGAGTATGTCTATATCTTAGGTGGGATTCAAGATTCCTGTTTTGATTGGTGTGAACCTTGTTTTCTTCAACCAAACTTACACAGGCATTATCAAATCCATACCGTCAAACCAGACACCCTTAATTATTTTTGAGATAACGATGTCTCTACTTTTATTAGATTAACTGAGGAGTTGGTGGAACAGTTACTTTAGGATAATGCTTTTTtggttggattttttttttttctaatttgcaAATTTTTAAACTTCAATTGCTATTTCTGAATTGCACAATGGCGTTGAAACATTTTGTATGATATATCCTTCCAAAATGTAATCAATGTCTTTAAATTCATTCATTTACTCTTGAATTAATTCAAATTCAATCGTCATTTTCAGGACAATTCCGATGAAGGGGATTCTCTTCCTGAAGGTAAAAGGATCGGATTGCAAGGGATCCCTTGGAAGGATTTCTCAAGGAGTGGTTTTAGTCTAGGGAGGGAAATGTCTTTAACGGGAAAGAAGTTCGTAGGGAAGCAAGTAGAGAAGTCAGATCGTTCTCGAAAGGGCAAAAGGGTGTCCAAGAAGCCTGTATTAGATGGagattttgatgaagaagatgatgatgagatACGATACCTTGCAAAAATGAGAACGGTTAGGGTTGCTGCTGCAAGTAGAGATTATGATGACGAGTCGGGTACAAAACATAGAAGTCTTGCTAGAGTTTCAAAAGGGGGCACAGAAGATCAGAGCTCTTTGACATCAGGTAAAGGCAGGGCTAAATCAGATAGTGTATCGGCTGACACCGACTATGAGGAGGAAGATGTGGTGTCTGGTCACGAAGAGGAAGGAAATAAGGGAAAGAAACCGAGAAGAGCTTCTCCTGATTCACCAGATGAAACCAAGAGGGGAACAACTCTCACGTCACGTCAACGGGCCCTTCGAACTGGCAGGGATTCTGCATCTGGTGTTACTCAAATTGAGTTTCCAAATGGATTGCCCCCAGCTCCTTCTCGAAGTAAGCTTTTACAAATCACATGGATCAATAGCATATCACATGTATCAATGCATATGCCTTCTATGACTTTATGGATTCATAATCTGTTCTAAATTcttattgataaatatatagagCAAAAAGATAAGCTTACTGAAGTGGAGCAGCAACTTAAGAAAGCCGAGGCTGCTCAGCGCCGCAGGGATCAGAATGCGAAAGCAGCCAAGGAATCAGAGGTTTCTCATTTTTCATCAACTTATTGTTGCCATTTCTTAACTTTTctgttatattttgtttaatccGTTATGCGCAAAATCTGTATATTAGGAAGAAGCAATCAGGAA
Coding sequences within:
- the LOC122593997 gene encoding uncharacterized protein LOC122593997; the encoded protein is MDEFVAPRFEGVANTFRRKRTQTSRRPKPEVPVLPENHEQASLSSTPSDEAGKVSSDENAVDANPKRKALYLNQCDGKYNYVHSNGGSVDASDEVQSGGGNGNESKSNKVKIRLKNSGGTDASRPRPKLILQDNSDEGDSLPEGKRIGLQGIPWKDFSRSGFSLGREMSLTGKKFVGKQVEKSDRSRKGKRVSKKPVLDGDFDEEDDDEIRYLAKMRTVRVAAASRDYDDESGTKHRSLARVSKGGTEDQSSLTSGKGRAKSDSVSADTDYEEEDVVSGHEEEGNKGKKPRRASPDSPDETKRGTTLTSRQRALRTGRDSASGVTQIEFPNGLPPAPSRKQKDKLTEVEQQLKKAEAAQRRRDQNAKAAKESEEEAIRKILGQDSTRKKREDKMKKRKEELAQEKAANAKMLAPNTIRTIIGPTGTTVAFAEDIGLPHIFDPRPSSYPAPREKCAGPCCPNAYKYRDSKSNLPLCSLQCYKAVHGRMQAELGC